A genome region from Maylandia zebra isolate NMK-2024a linkage group LG6, Mzebra_GT3a, whole genome shotgun sequence includes the following:
- the LOC101464737 gene encoding beta-2-glycoprotein 1, with the protein MSPALALLLLSQVALYTTVTSVKVCSRPPTTDGIDSSTLKRVYEVGEEVTLTCEQGYLPSRTPSARITCTATGEWTQANLACSPKMCQIPRPLQPFAKGRTEVPFKSVLNFTCDDGYVLIGSNETRCLHDNTWSHPLPLCKAVNCPLPKPPSDGRIVHDKPLTGTTTKYGQAWTYECNPPKAPSYERGFCMANGGVTEPPVCRDVSCPIPTNIPNGIITFAVMRQHGYKEKVRYACSEHYVLEGRDEIQCQNTGNWSSKPVCRAPCTVGIKRGRIFYNSKKIWIGDLKPNRVLHGEHVAFYCLNKTDKCGYPVATTCNDGNLPIPGCFEEPGRMDYNLRPKTLPSEITMCASPPTSSPGNVTITR; encoded by the exons ATGTCTCCAGCTTTGGCTTTGTTGCTCCTCAGCCAAGTAGCTTTATACACAACTGTAACATCAGTGAAAG TATGTAGCAGACCTCCGACCACTGATGGGATTGATTCTTCAACACTAAAACGTGTGTATGAGGTTGGAGAAGAGGTGACTCTCACGTGTGAACAGGGGTACTTGCCTTCAAGGACACCATCAGCCAGGATAACCTGCACTGCCACAGGAGAATGGACACAGGCAAACCTGGCATGTTCTC CTAAGATGTGCCAGATCCCAAGACCTCTGCAACCGTTTGCAAAGGGGAGGACAGAAGTACCATTCAAGAGCGTGCTTAACTTCACATGTGATGATGG GTATGTCTTAATAGGAAGCAATGAAACCAGATGTTTACATGATAACACCTGGAGCCATCCACTACCTCTCTGCAAAG CTGTGAACTGTCCTCTGCCCAAGCCACCAAGCGATGGTAGGATTGTTCACGATAAGCCATTGACTGGAACCACAACTAAGTATGGCCAAGCTTGGACATATGAGTGTAATCCACCTAAAGCACCAAGCTATGAGAGAGGATTCTGCATGGCTAATGGAGGCGTAACTGAACCGCCGGTGTGTCGAG ACGTGAGCTGCCCAATTCCAACAAACATACCGAACGGCATCATCACCTTTGCTGTGATGAGACAACATGGCTACAAGGAGAAGGTTAGGTATGCCTGCAGTGAGCACTATGTTCTGGAAGGTCGGGATGAAATACAGTGTCAAAACACAGGAAACTGGTCATCAAAGCCGGTCTGCAGGG CTCCCTGCACAGTTGGCATCAAAAGAGGCCGTATTTTCTATAACAGCAAGAAGATCTGGATTGGAGACTTGAAACCAAACAGAGTCCTCCATGGAGAACATGTCGCCTTCTATTGTCTGAACAAAACTGACAAATGTGGCTACCCTGTGGCCACCACTTGTAATGATGGAAACCTGCCCATCCCAGGATGCTTCGAGG aaccaGGCAGGATGGATTACAACTTGAGGCCAAAAACGCTTCCATCAGAAATCACGATGTGTGCTTCTCCCCCAACTTCAAGTCCAGGAAACGTTACAATCACACGTTGA